In the Pseudomonas sp. ADAK2 genome, one interval contains:
- a CDS encoding NAD(P)/FAD-dependent oxidoreductase, which yields MSNHSTSNDPHDIAVVGAGIIGVACALRLARQGLRVVVIDQQEPGHGASFGNAGHLATEQVFPIADLSILKRLPAMLMDPMGPLRLDWKYLPRALPWFMRLLLNLRPVPFQRTVAGLRALNESSLGAWQRLLADIARPDLLREDGSLLVFERAESRQAIEALQARMRQQQVPVDFWQSEAILEVAPQLSEQIQGGLFFPSTGHFLDPYRVVCELVDAAKAGGVQFLKQQVQGGHLQEDGVALITDQGHINARQVLIACGAHSAKLTAALTGKKIPLDTERGYHLMLPHEQHRLPFAVTSLERKFIMTPMADGLRLAGTVEFAGLHRPPSMQRAWQLHRLSNGLFRRDLNADDATPWMGFRPSLPDSLPIIDRVCEGKVLLAFGHQHLGLTQAAVTAELIAHMAAVTPAHGLPAIEPYRLDRF from the coding sequence ATGTCTAATCACTCCACTTCGAACGACCCGCACGACATCGCCGTGGTCGGCGCCGGCATCATCGGCGTCGCCTGCGCCCTGCGCCTGGCCCGCCAAGGCCTGCGGGTGGTGGTGATCGACCAGCAGGAACCCGGCCATGGCGCCTCGTTCGGCAATGCCGGGCACCTGGCCACCGAGCAGGTGTTTCCCATCGCCGACCTGTCGATCCTCAAGCGCCTGCCCGCTATGCTCATGGACCCGATGGGCCCGCTGCGCCTGGACTGGAAATACCTGCCGCGCGCCCTGCCCTGGTTTATGCGCCTGTTGTTGAACCTGCGCCCGGTGCCGTTCCAACGCACCGTGGCCGGCCTCCGCGCGCTCAACGAAAGCAGCCTTGGCGCGTGGCAGCGGTTGCTGGCGGACATTGCCCGCCCGGATTTGCTCAGGGAAGACGGCTCGTTGCTGGTGTTCGAGCGTGCCGAGTCGCGTCAGGCGATTGAAGCGTTACAGGCGCGGATGCGTCAGCAGCAGGTGCCGGTGGATTTCTGGCAGTCCGAGGCCATTCTCGAGGTGGCCCCGCAGCTTAGTGAACAGATTCAGGGCGGCTTGTTTTTTCCGAGCACCGGGCATTTTCTTGATCCTTACCGGGTTGTCTGCGAACTGGTCGACGCGGCCAAGGCCGGCGGCGTGCAGTTCTTGAAACAACAGGTTCAGGGTGGGCACTTACAGGAGGACGGCGTCGCGCTGATCACCGATCAGGGCCATATCAACGCCCGCCAGGTGCTGATCGCCTGCGGTGCCCATTCCGCGAAGCTTACCGCTGCGCTGACTGGCAAAAAGATCCCATTGGATACCGAACGCGGTTATCACCTGATGTTGCCCCACGAGCAGCATCGGTTGCCGTTCGCCGTCACTTCGCTGGAGCGTAAATTCATCATGACGCCCATGGCCGATGGGCTGAGGCTGGCCGGCACCGTCGAGTTCGCCGGCCTCCACCGCCCGCCGAGCATGCAGCGTGCCTGGCAGTTGCACCGGCTGAGCAATGGCTTATTCCGCCGCGACTTGAACGCTGACGATGCCACGCCGTGGATGGGATTTCGTCCGTCCTTGCCGGATTCCCTGCCGATCATCGACCGGGTGTGCGAGGGCAAGGTGCTGCTCGCTTTCGGCCACCAGCATTTGGGTTTGACTCAGGCAGCCGTCACGGCCGAGTTGATCGCGCACATGGCTGCGGTCACCCCGGCTCATGGTTTACCGGCCATCGAACCGTACCGGCTCGATCGCTTCTGA
- a CDS encoding serralysin family metalloprotease: MSLAKARTSDAYSTVDTFSHLYDRGGSALINGKPSFTADQAADQILRKGASWHDQNADGKIDLSYTFLTSKPANYNPALGTFGEFSAQQKAQAVLAMQSWSDVANVTFSEGKGGDGHMTFGNYSNNTGGAAFAYLPQGSQYDGQSWYMINDQYQVNKTPDTNNYGRQTLTHEIGHTLGLSHPGVYNAGNGNPTYNDVTYAQDTRGYSLMSYWSESNTHQDFSKDGSGAYASAPLLDDIVAVQKLYGANLDTRASDTVYGFNSNAERDFYSATSAASKVVFSVWDGGGNDTLDFSGFSQNQKINLNEGAFSDVGGLVGNVSIAHGVTLENAIGGSGNDLLIGNAAANGLEGGAGNDIIYGAGGGDSLWGGAGADTFVFGAASDSTMTAPDWIMDFTSGQDKIDLSGIAEFASGNATLNFVSGFTGHAGDAILTWFAESNQTSLMVDLTGHGAVDFAVGMVGQAAVSDIVA; this comes from the coding sequence ATGTCTCTAGCAAAAGCCCGGACCAGTGACGCCTACTCCACCGTCGATACATTCAGCCACTTGTACGACCGGGGCGGCAGCGCGCTGATCAACGGCAAACCATCGTTCACCGCCGATCAGGCGGCCGACCAGATCCTGCGCAAAGGCGCGTCCTGGCACGATCAGAATGCCGACGGCAAGATCGACCTCAGCTACACCTTCCTCACCTCGAAACCGGCCAACTACAACCCGGCCCTCGGCACGTTCGGCGAATTTAGCGCCCAGCAAAAAGCCCAGGCCGTGCTGGCGATGCAATCCTGGTCGGACGTGGCCAACGTGACCTTCAGCGAAGGCAAGGGTGGCGACGGTCACATGACCTTCGGCAACTACAGCAACAACACCGGCGGCGCGGCGTTCGCCTATCTGCCCCAGGGCAGCCAGTACGATGGCCAGTCCTGGTACATGATCAACGACCAATACCAGGTCAACAAAACCCCGGACACCAACAACTACGGGCGCCAGACCCTGACCCACGAAATCGGCCACACCCTGGGCCTGTCGCACCCGGGCGTCTACAACGCCGGTAACGGCAATCCGACCTACAACGACGTGACCTACGCCCAGGACACCCGTGGCTACAGCCTCATGAGCTACTGGAGCGAAAGCAACACGCACCAGGACTTCAGCAAGGACGGCAGCGGCGCCTACGCCTCGGCACCATTGCTCGACGACATCGTCGCCGTGCAGAAACTCTACGGCGCCAACCTGGACACCCGCGCCAGCGACACGGTCTACGGCTTTAACTCCAACGCCGAGCGCGATTTCTACAGCGCCACGTCGGCCGCCTCGAAAGTGGTGTTTTCGGTGTGGGACGGTGGTGGTAACGACACCCTGGACTTCTCCGGTTTCAGCCAGAACCAGAAGATCAACCTCAACGAAGGCGCGTTCTCCGATGTGGGCGGCCTGGTCGGCAACGTTTCCATCGCCCACGGCGTGACCCTGGAGAATGCCATCGGTGGTTCGGGCAATGACCTGCTGATCGGCAACGCCGCGGCGAACGGTCTGGAAGGCGGGGCCGGCAACGACATCATCTACGGGGCCGGTGGCGGTGATTCGTTGTGGGGCGGGGCCGGGGCGGACACGTTTGTGTTCGGCGCCGCCAGCGATTCGACCATGACCGCGCCGGACTGGATCATGGATTTCACCAGCGGCCAGGACAAGATCGACCTGTCCGGCATCGCCGAGTTTGCCTCGGGTAATGCGACGTTGAACTTTGTCAGCGGTTTCACCGGGCATGCCGGTGATGCGATCCTGACCTGGTTTGCCGAGAGCAATCAGACCAGTTTGATGGTCGATTTGACCGGGCATGGCGCGGTGGATTTTGCGGTGGGGATGGTCGGGCAGGCAGCGGTGAGCGATATCGTCGCTTGA
- a CDS encoding oxidoreductase, which yields MTTTKTLFITGVSSGFGQALANEALAAGHRVIGTVRSETARIEFEQHPSKNAFGRCLDVTDFTAIDAVVAEVENTLGPVDVLVNNAGYGHEGVFEESALEEMRQQFDVNVFGAVAVIKAFVPFFRQRRAGHIINITSMGGFITMPGIAYYCGSKFALEGISDTLSKELKPFGIAVTAVAPGSFRTDWAGRSMRRSERSIADYDATFDPIRTARQAKSGKQLGDPIKAAQAMLTLIASDAPPAHLLLGSDALQLVRERLANMTQEINAWEVLSRSTDGY from the coding sequence ATGACGACGACAAAGACCCTTTTCATCACCGGCGTCAGCAGCGGCTTCGGCCAGGCGCTGGCCAACGAAGCCCTGGCCGCAGGTCACCGGGTGATCGGCACCGTGCGCAGCGAAACGGCGCGCATCGAGTTTGAACAACACCCGTCGAAAAATGCCTTCGGCCGCTGCCTCGATGTCACCGACTTCACTGCGATCGACGCCGTCGTCGCCGAAGTTGAAAACACCCTCGGCCCGGTGGATGTATTGGTCAACAACGCCGGCTACGGCCATGAAGGGGTTTTCGAGGAATCGGCGCTGGAAGAGATGCGCCAACAGTTCGACGTTAACGTGTTCGGCGCAGTGGCTGTAATCAAGGCGTTCGTGCCGTTCTTCCGTCAGCGCCGGGCCGGGCACATCATCAATATCACCTCCATGGGCGGCTTTATCACGATGCCCGGCATCGCCTATTACTGCGGCAGCAAATTTGCCCTGGAAGGCATCTCCGACACCTTGAGCAAGGAACTCAAACCCTTCGGCATCGCGGTCACGGCGGTGGCGCCGGGATCGTTTCGCACCGATTGGGCCGGGCGCTCGATGCGCCGCTCCGAGCGCAGCATCGCCGACTATGACGCAACCTTCGACCCGATCCGCACCGCGCGCCAAGCCAAGAGCGGCAAGCAACTGGGCGACCCGATCAAAGCCGCCCAAGCCATGCTGACCTTGATCGCCAGCGATGCACCGCCCGCGCATTTGTTGCTGGGCAGCGATGCGTTGCAACTGGTTCGTGAACGGTTGGCGAATATGACGCAGGAGATCAATGCCTGGGAGGTGCTGAGTCGATCCACGGATGGCTATTGA
- a CDS encoding SDR family NAD(P)-dependent oxidoreductase, producing the protein MNGRRVWLITGAANGLGAGIAKAALAHGDAVVATDLDLPSLEAMYGDRALNAVLDIREFTQADAVVAAAIERFGRIDVLVNNAGYGQFGPFEEVGPEAIERQFATNVFGTFNVTRAVLPVMRRQRSGHVINMSSNGGFKGVPGASMYSSSKFAIEGFSEALALEIEPFGIKLTLVEPGAFRTEFLDSRMLKLGTRALEDYDDLRTKTLAVFEARNHQQIGDPDRLGRAVVALAALPQPPLRFVAGTDAVKVVDDKLAFVAAELNQWRDLSLSTDFNEV; encoded by the coding sequence ATGAACGGGCGGCGTGTATGGCTGATTACCGGGGCCGCCAACGGTTTGGGTGCGGGCATTGCCAAGGCTGCGCTGGCCCATGGTGACGCGGTGGTTGCGACGGATCTTGACCTGCCAAGTTTGGAAGCGATGTACGGCGACCGTGCGCTGAATGCCGTGCTGGATATTCGCGAGTTCACCCAGGCCGACGCCGTGGTTGCGGCCGCTATCGAGCGCTTCGGGCGCATCGATGTACTGGTCAACAACGCCGGTTACGGGCAGTTCGGGCCTTTCGAAGAGGTCGGGCCCGAGGCCATCGAGCGTCAGTTCGCGACCAATGTGTTCGGCACGTTCAACGTGACCCGTGCGGTGTTGCCGGTAATGCGTCGGCAGCGTTCCGGGCATGTGATCAACATGTCTTCCAATGGTGGTTTCAAAGGGGTGCCGGGGGCGTCGATGTACTCGTCCAGCAAGTTCGCCATCGAGGGTTTTTCCGAAGCCCTGGCGCTGGAAATCGAGCCGTTCGGGATCAAGCTGACGCTGGTGGAACCGGGGGCGTTTCGCACGGAATTCCTCGACAGTCGCATGCTGAAACTGGGGACTCGGGCGCTGGAGGACTACGACGATTTGCGTACGAAGACATTGGCGGTTTTCGAGGCACGCAATCATCAGCAGATCGGTGATCCGGATCGGCTGGGGCGCGCGGTTGTGGCGTTGGCCGCCCTGCCCCAGCCGCCGCTGCGCTTTGTCGCGGGGACCGATGCGGTGAAGGTGGTCGACGACAAACTGGCGTTTGTGGCCGCAGAACTCAACCAGTGGCGCGACCTGTCGCTGTCCACGGACTTCAATGAGGTATGA
- a CDS encoding LysR family transcriptional regulator → MESLNAIGVFVAAAEARSFVGAARALGISASAVSKSIARLEARFGVRLFHRSTRSITLTAEGTQFVERCRRVLAELEVAGEELSQNVSLPQGPLRISLPMIAKPFVSIFGEFQSRYPEIQLDLEFTDRLTDVITEGFDAVIRSGVPRDSGLSARPLGTYRMLTVASPAYLASRGVPLQPEDLHQHACIHFRFPKSGKLQAWLFNRDEQPVELELPRSMICNSVEGRMDLAVQGLGITYAADFVVREALADGRLVEVLEAFTWEKGQFNLLWPSGRQVPPKLREFIEFLVSHTPFSR, encoded by the coding sequence ATGGAAAGCCTGAACGCCATCGGCGTATTCGTCGCCGCCGCCGAAGCCCGCAGCTTTGTCGGTGCGGCCAGGGCCTTGGGGATCTCGGCCTCGGCGGTGAGCAAAAGCATTGCGCGGCTGGAGGCCCGGTTCGGGGTGCGGCTGTTCCACCGCAGTACTCGCAGTATCACCCTCACGGCCGAAGGCACGCAGTTTGTCGAGCGTTGCCGGCGGGTGCTGGCGGAGCTGGAAGTGGCCGGCGAAGAGCTCTCGCAGAATGTATCGCTGCCCCAGGGACCGTTGCGCATCAGCCTGCCGATGATCGCCAAGCCCTTTGTGTCGATTTTCGGCGAATTTCAGTCGCGCTATCCCGAGATTCAGCTGGACCTGGAGTTCACCGATCGCCTGACCGATGTCATCACTGAAGGCTTCGACGCGGTCATCCGCAGCGGCGTACCCAGGGACTCGGGGTTGTCCGCGCGACCGTTGGGCACTTACCGCATGCTCACGGTCGCATCCCCAGCGTATCTGGCCTCCCGAGGCGTGCCCCTACAGCCGGAAGACTTGCACCAGCACGCGTGCATTCATTTTCGCTTTCCCAAGTCCGGCAAGTTGCAGGCGTGGCTGTTCAATCGGGACGAGCAGCCCGTTGAGCTGGAGCTGCCGCGCTCGATGATTTGCAATTCGGTGGAAGGGCGCATGGACCTTGCCGTGCAAGGCCTCGGCATCACCTATGCCGCCGATTTTGTGGTGCGCGAGGCGTTGGCGGATGGGCGGTTGGTGGAAGTGCTTGAGGCGTTTACCTGGGAGAAGGGCCAGTTCAATCTGCTTTGGCCGTCCGGGCGGCAAGTGCCGCCGAAATTGCGGGAGTTTATTGAGTTCTTGGTGAGCCATACGCCGTTTAGCCGCTGA
- a CDS encoding Shedu anti-phage system protein SduA domain-containing protein — MPFIEETGGIFSDINTQMINLPAHEPVSVLTHLRRALLLEISGGEKRIGSKNEITSWILKHYQENPIVGDMMKAIMLVEEDLVLTRDDLPSLEDSINKLYLLETNTLPEFFFVSSILEDVRYGIMFHREHLKGGGIVYSATLYNLQDLTNRIYRFDIRAYQAEPEPLMSACTGDGWVRIPRDEIASVPPSAFAFQCLAAYYNYKYRMLPLDSIIDEESANRPTNNYLIKLLSQAYANKVACTRVMVPLDAVQPWDIDHALSIPEERIKAFMPHAIESGRPAYELVLYEKNGQLIMDDDYLAYLAYNVIEIDRVPAVIIGPFSNTAVQVLGRGFSELIPPISVSPCRQPSSRPRLSKQDMLKNKLKGLAPANNPQTQFESVFIKFCRLLGNKSTVERDLHKFIKAYPQILDCHLAKLYSEVRIGNCRADLVLQYNQADKRIVLIELERHSDEIFTKTNQLRHKVTHAIKQVNDWIRQIRENKQDIPDWLQGNYVVEGLVVIGRSRKLTAEKKEVLFGLNTNQTVKVITYDDLLERMHHLINALDQ; from the coding sequence GTGCCCTTCATAGAAGAAACAGGCGGTATTTTTTCAGATATCAACACGCAGATGATTAACCTGCCAGCACATGAGCCCGTCTCTGTACTGACGCACTTGAGACGAGCCTTACTGTTAGAAATATCCGGAGGCGAAAAAAGGATCGGAAGCAAAAATGAAATCACCTCCTGGATACTGAAGCACTATCAGGAAAACCCGATCGTCGGCGACATGATGAAAGCCATCATGTTGGTAGAAGAAGATTTAGTGTTGACCCGAGATGACCTCCCGTCGCTGGAGGACAGCATCAATAAACTTTATTTGCTGGAAACCAACACACTTCCGGAATTCTTCTTCGTCTCCTCCATACTCGAAGATGTTCGCTACGGCATTATGTTTCATAGAGAACATCTCAAGGGCGGCGGAATCGTTTACTCCGCAACCTTGTATAACTTGCAGGACCTTACAAATCGAATATACCGCTTTGACATCAGGGCTTATCAAGCAGAACCTGAACCGCTCATGTCAGCCTGTACAGGTGATGGTTGGGTACGTATTCCAAGGGACGAAATAGCATCAGTTCCACCGTCAGCCTTCGCCTTCCAATGCCTGGCCGCTTACTACAACTACAAATACAGGATGTTGCCGCTGGATTCTATTATCGATGAAGAATCCGCAAATCGTCCCACCAATAACTACTTGATAAAACTCCTGTCCCAGGCGTATGCAAATAAAGTCGCTTGCACAAGGGTAATGGTACCTCTGGACGCGGTTCAACCCTGGGATATCGACCATGCACTGAGTATCCCGGAAGAAAGAATCAAGGCGTTCATGCCGCATGCTATCGAGTCTGGCAGGCCCGCGTACGAACTGGTCCTCTATGAAAAAAACGGCCAACTCATAATGGATGATGATTATCTGGCGTACCTGGCCTATAACGTCATCGAAATAGACCGGGTTCCAGCCGTTATTATCGGTCCCTTCTCAAACACTGCCGTTCAGGTGCTGGGGCGAGGTTTCTCGGAACTCATTCCGCCCATTTCCGTTTCACCCTGCCGTCAACCCTCCTCCCGGCCGAGGCTGAGCAAGCAGGATATGCTCAAGAACAAGCTGAAAGGACTTGCACCGGCAAACAATCCCCAAACCCAATTCGAAAGTGTTTTCATCAAGTTCTGCAGATTGCTCGGAAACAAATCAACGGTTGAAAGAGACCTGCACAAATTCATCAAGGCCTACCCACAGATCCTCGACTGCCATCTCGCCAAGCTATACAGCGAGGTTCGCATTGGCAACTGCAGAGCCGACCTGGTCCTTCAATACAATCAGGCGGACAAGCGTATCGTGCTGATTGAACTGGAGCGCCATAGCGACGAAATTTTCACCAAAACCAATCAGCTAAGACACAAAGTCACCCATGCAATCAAGCAAGTAAACGACTGGATACGCCAGATCAGGGAAAACAAACAAGACATCCCGGACTGGTTGCAGGGCAACTACGTCGTCGAGGGCCTGGTTGTGATCGGCCGCTCACGAAAACTGACAGCAGAAAAGAAAGAGGTGTTGTTTGGCCTTAATACCAATCAAACAGTCAAGGTCATCACCTACGACGATCTGCTGGAGAGAATGCATCACCTGATAAACGCTCTTGATCAATAG
- a CDS encoding NAD-dependent epimerase/dehydratase family protein, which produces MNIFLTGANGFVGGSVAHRLMADGHSIRGLVRDPKKAEQLKARGITPVLGSLDDHELLMAEARRADAVIDAANSDHAGAVESFIEALQGTGKLLIHTSGSSIIGDDAKGDYLSGHIFDEDTPFIIDPLKQPRYNIDLRLIKAASEGIRTVVICPSNIYGVGHGLTDHSFQLPFLMARARETGVLRIIGKGVNCWSNVHIDDLTELYVLALEKAPAGAFYFVENGEASFADMGPALAERMELGPVQSWSVVEAAQHWDPMHVHFTFGTNSRVIAKRARAELGWTPRHASILDWISNEMPL; this is translated from the coding sequence ATGAATATCTTCCTGACCGGCGCCAACGGCTTCGTTGGCGGCAGCGTCGCTCATCGGCTGATGGCTGACGGGCACTCGATTCGCGGACTGGTCCGCGACCCAAAGAAAGCCGAACAGCTCAAGGCACGGGGCATCACGCCGGTGCTCGGCAGCCTCGATGATCACGAGTTATTGATGGCCGAAGCGCGTCGGGCCGATGCAGTGATTGACGCGGCTAACAGCGACCATGCCGGCGCCGTCGAGTCGTTTATCGAAGCGTTGCAGGGCACCGGCAAACTGCTGATCCACACCAGCGGCTCCAGCATCATCGGCGATGACGCCAAGGGCGATTATCTGTCCGGGCACATCTTCGACGAAGACACGCCGTTCATCATCGATCCGTTGAAACAGCCGCGCTACAACATCGACCTGCGCCTGATCAAAGCCGCCAGCGAAGGCATTCGCACCGTGGTGATTTGCCCGAGCAACATCTACGGCGTCGGCCACGGGCTGACCGATCACAGCTTCCAGTTGCCGTTCCTGATGGCCCGGGCCCGGGAAACCGGAGTGCTGCGGATCATCGGCAAAGGGGTCAATTGCTGGTCCAACGTGCACATCGACGATTTGACCGAGCTGTACGTGCTGGCCCTGGAAAAAGCCCCGGCCGGCGCATTCTATTTCGTCGAGAACGGTGAAGCGTCCTTCGCCGACATGGGCCCGGCCCTCGCCGAACGCATGGAGCTGGGGCCGGTGCAGTCGTGGTCGGTGGTGGAAGCCGCGCAGCATTGGGACCCGATGCACGTGCATTTCACTTTCGGCACCAATAGCCGGGTGATCGCCAAACGCGCACGTGCAGAACTGGGCTGGACACCGCGTCATGCCTCAATTCTGGACTGGATCAGCAACGAGATGCCGCTATGA
- a CDS encoding AraC family transcriptional regulator, producing MSESGIDQNDCQAQTIALLTKLAPDEGYNLTALADVRLLRSNRALQRTPVLYDPGIVIVCQGRKRGYWGDATYLYDAQHYLAVAVPVPFTMETDASAEEPLLAIYFHLDFNLAADLMLQLDDQPTAAPKGMYASPMEPRLSQSVLRLLEALDSPLDGRLLGPALVREIYFRILTGAQGGSMRAALAARGQFGRISRALRKMHGSLGERLDVEHLAAEANMSVPTFHAHFKAITHTSPMQYLKSTRLHQARLLMVRNGYSVARAASDVGYESGSQFSREFKRLFGRTPTEEVARMKGAFALPPPVADSVFVSSH from the coding sequence TTGAGCGAATCAGGCATAGATCAAAACGATTGCCAGGCGCAGACGATTGCGCTGCTGACGAAACTCGCCCCGGATGAGGGTTACAACCTCACCGCCCTGGCCGATGTGCGCTTGCTGCGCTCCAACCGGGCGTTGCAGCGTACGCCAGTGCTCTACGATCCAGGCATCGTTATCGTCTGTCAGGGCCGCAAGCGCGGGTACTGGGGCGACGCGACCTACCTCTACGATGCCCAACACTATCTGGCGGTTGCGGTGCCCGTGCCGTTCACCATGGAAACCGACGCCAGCGCCGAAGAGCCGCTGCTGGCAATCTATTTTCATCTGGACTTCAACCTCGCCGCCGACCTGATGCTGCAACTCGACGACCAACCCACCGCCGCACCCAAAGGCATGTACGCCTCGCCGATGGAACCGCGCCTGAGCCAATCCGTCCTGCGCCTGCTGGAAGCCCTCGATTCGCCACTGGACGGTCGCCTGCTCGGGCCAGCGCTGGTGCGGGAAATCTATTTCCGCATTCTCACTGGCGCCCAGGGCGGTTCAATGCGCGCCGCCCTCGCCGCTCGCGGGCAGTTCGGGCGCATCTCCCGGGCCCTGCGCAAAATGCACGGCAGCCTCGGCGAACGGCTCGACGTCGAACACCTGGCTGCGGAGGCGAACATGAGCGTGCCGACCTTCCACGCGCACTTCAAAGCCATCACCCACACTTCGCCGATGCAGTACCTGAAATCGACACGCCTGCACCAGGCGCGGCTGTTGATGGTGCGCAACGGCTACAGCGTGGCGCGTGCGGCATCCGACGTCGGGTATGAAAGCGGCTCGCAGTTCAGTCGCGAGTTCAAAAGGCTGTTTGGGCGCACGCCCACCGAGGAAGTGGCGCGGATGAAAGGCGCATTTGCCCTGCCGCCGCCGGTGGCTGATTCGGTGTTTGTCTCCTCACACTAA
- a CDS encoding DUF427 domain-containing protein: MKSSGPSPVITIAEQPGCLLVKFHGIQVAASARALVLLEANYPPVYYVPREDIDEKYYARTDHTSYCPYKGDASYFSLQIPGHEGANAVWSYENPKVSVDQIKDYVAFYPDQVTFEILKDV; encoded by the coding sequence ATGAAAAGCTCCGGTCCCAGTCCTGTCATCACCATTGCCGAGCAACCCGGCTGTCTGTTGGTGAAGTTCCACGGTATTCAGGTGGCCGCGTCCGCCCGGGCGCTGGTGCTGCTCGAGGCCAATTACCCTCCGGTGTACTACGTCCCGCGTGAAGACATCGATGAAAAATATTATGCCCGCACCGACCACACCAGCTATTGCCCGTACAAGGGCGACGCCAGTTACTTCAGCTTGCAGATCCCGGGGCATGAAGGCGCCAACGCGGTGTGGAGCTATGAGAACCCCAAGGTGTCGGTCGATCAGATTAAAGACTATGTGGCGTTCTACCCTGACCAGGTGACCTTCGAGATTCTCAAAGATGTCTGA
- a CDS encoding aldehyde dehydrogenase (NADP(+)) produces MTLTGQMLIGQHAITGSREAIRAIDPATDKPLEPAYAGGTEAQVDQACALASAAFDSYRETPLAARAQFLEAIADEIEALGDELIERAVAETGLPRPRIQGERGRTCQQLRTFARTVRAGEWLDVRVDNALPERQPLPRPDLRQRQVPLGPVAVFGASNFPLAFSVAGGDTASAFAAGCPVIVKAHGAHPGTSELVGRAVARAVKTSGLHEGVFSLLFGSGREVGIALVSDPRIKAVGFTGSRSGGMALCKAAQARPEPIPVYAEMSSINPVLLFPAALQARGEALAQGFVTSLTQGAGQFCTNPGLVIAHQGAALERFISAAADLVQHSPAQTMLTPGIFTAYKAGVDLMRAETVAIGLKGETPNQCQAHLFVTQAQDFLRDPTLQAEMFGAASLVVQCADDNEIRQVIEHLEGQLTATLHLDDADLESARALLPMLERKAGRLLVNGWPTGVEVCDAMVHGGPFPATSDPRSTSVGTAAILRFLRPVCYQDFPDSLLPAALKHGNPLQLRRLLDGQRED; encoded by the coding sequence ATGACTCTGACGGGCCAAATGCTGATCGGTCAGCACGCCATTACCGGTAGCCGCGAAGCGATCCGGGCGATTGATCCAGCCACCGACAAACCACTCGAACCGGCCTATGCCGGAGGCACCGAGGCGCAGGTCGATCAGGCCTGCGCGTTGGCGTCGGCGGCGTTCGACAGCTATCGCGAAACACCATTGGCGGCACGCGCGCAGTTCCTCGAAGCGATTGCCGATGAGATCGAAGCCTTGGGCGATGAGCTGATCGAGCGTGCGGTCGCCGAGACCGGTTTGCCGCGCCCGCGTATCCAGGGTGAACGTGGTCGCACCTGCCAGCAACTGCGAACCTTTGCCCGCACCGTGCGCGCCGGCGAATGGCTGGATGTACGGGTCGATAACGCGCTGCCGGAACGTCAGCCCCTGCCACGTCCGGATTTGCGTCAGCGTCAGGTGCCGTTGGGGCCGGTGGCGGTGTTCGGCGCGAGCAATTTTCCGCTGGCCTTTTCAGTCGCTGGTGGTGACACGGCTTCGGCATTCGCCGCCGGTTGCCCGGTGATCGTCAAGGCCCATGGCGCGCATCCCGGCACCAGCGAACTGGTGGGTCGCGCGGTGGCTCGGGCGGTGAAAACATCCGGGCTGCATGAAGGTGTGTTTTCGCTGTTGTTCGGCTCTGGCCGCGAAGTGGGCATCGCGCTGGTCAGCGACCCGCGAATCAAAGCCGTGGGTTTCACTGGTTCGCGCAGTGGCGGCATGGCGTTGTGCAAAGCGGCTCAGGCGCGTCCCGAGCCGATTCCGGTGTATGCGGAAATGAGCTCGATCAATCCGGTTTTGCTGTTTCCGGCAGCCCTGCAAGCGCGCGGTGAAGCGCTGGCGCAAGGTTTCGTTACTTCACTCACTCAGGGCGCCGGCCAGTTCTGCACCAACCCTGGATTGGTGATCGCTCATCAAGGCGCTGCATTGGAGCGTTTCATCAGCGCAGCGGCGGATCTCGTTCAGCACAGCCCGGCGCAGACCATGCTCACGCCCGGCATCTTCACTGCCTACAAGGCTGGCGTGGATTTGATGCGAGCAGAAACGGTCGCCATTGGTCTGAAGGGCGAAACACCGAACCAATGCCAAGCGCATCTGTTCGTGACCCAGGCGCAGGATTTTCTCCGCGACCCAACGTTGCAAGCCGAGATGTTCGGGGCCGCATCGCTGGTCGTGCAATGTGCCGACGACAACGAAATCCGGCAGGTTATCGAGCACCTGGAAGGTCAGCTGACAGCCACCCTGCATTTGGATGACGCCGATCTGGAAAGCGCCAGGGCGTTGTTGCCGATGCTGGAACGCAAGGCCGGCCGCCTGCTGGTCAATGGCTGGCCCACCGGGGTCGAGGTGTGCGACGCCATGGTCCATGGCGGCCCCTTCCCGGCCACTTCCGACCCGCGTTCGACCTCGGTCGGCACGGCCGCCATCCTGCGGTTCCTGCGCCCGGTCTGCTACCAGGATTTCCCGGACAGCTTGTTGCCGGCCGCGCTCAAGCACGGCAATCCGCTGCAACTGCGGCGCCTGCTCGATGGCCAGAGGGAAGACTGA